The DNA window AACGCGTCAGGACAGCTCACGCCGGATGCTCGACGGATCGGCCGAGCACAGCGAAACCGTTACGCGTCGATTCCCCGCACCTGTAGGCGCGCCATTTGCCAGCTGCCAAGCAGGCACAGAGTTGACAGCCCCAATTTCATACGCCGGTAGCACTATATGTAGTTTTTTAGGTCTGAGGCAATAATTAGAGCGGCTGAAAAGGCGTTTTAATCACGGCATGCTGCATACCGCCCTTCGAGTTTGAGCTGAAACGATGGACGACACTAGACGCCGCTAGAGCGCAATCGAGTGTCGTTATGTCGTGACTATTCAGTAAAGCTCAGATCGTCATCGCGGGAGCGTTCGAGCTCATGCCATTCAAAAATGAACCGGGCCGGTGGTATGCCGGCCCGGTACATTTTTGTGCGAGACTCAGGCGATAGTGCTTTCCTGCTAGTCGTCGTCTCCTTGATGCTTCTCGTGATGCTTGCCGTGGTCCTTGTGATGGTCTTGATCTTCGTCCTGGTGGTGATGCTTGCCCGGATGCTTGTACCATCCGAGGTGCTTGCCGTTGTCGTGATGCTCGTGCTCTGCCTCGGCGATCTCATGCTCCCGCTGTTCGTTGAAGATTTGCTGCTGACGTTCCCATTCGTCATGCCAGTTGCGATCGCTCCACGCATCGACATTGCGCCACTGATTGCGCTGGTCCCACGGATGCGTTTGTTGCCATCGAGCGAAGTTCCATCCACGCATACTCAGCTGCTGCGCGACGCCCGGATGGTGCTGCAGGAACCCTTTGAAGTCCGGATGCTGGGCGAGATATGCCGGATTATTGACCAGCGACGGATTGACCGTCAGCGCCTGAGCGATATCGGGATGGTAGTGCAGGTAGTTTGACAGGCTGAAGGCCGCCGCGTCGGGAGAATAGGCCGGAACCTTGGTCACGAGCGATTGATAGAGCGTGGGGTTCTGATTCAGGTACGACCACACGTCCGGATGCTCGGCCATGAAACCGGGGCTGCGATACAGACTTGGATTGGCTGACAACGCTTGGGCGGCCGCTGCATGCTGGGCCAGGAAATTCTCGTAGGTCGTAACCGGATCCATCTGCGCGCCCGCCGGCATCGCGAACGCAGCCGCTATCGCCAACGCCGCCGCTATACGAGTAATTTTGGACATCGTTTGGTCTTCCTCCTCCTCCTCGGGCCTCCGACATCTTCTTGTGGCCACGGGCCGCATGAGACAACTCGCTCCGACGCGCCGTGGCACTCGAACTGAAGCATAGGGAATGCCATCGCTAGCCGGTGCGGCTGCAATCACTTTTTTCAAGCTCTGTGGGCCTTTTCAGGCTGTTTGAAGCGTCGTTACAGCAGGCCGCGGTGCTGCGATGACTCCAAACGTGCAATTGCGCGACGCAAACCGTGTAACAGAGGTAAAACTTACCACATCGGGACGTAAAGAATGCGGGCCCAGGGGATAAGGGGTCTGCTGCAGCTCCAGATTCCATGAAAAGCGCGACGAGGGCGCTGCGAGAACGAAGGGTTTTCGCGCGGGTCGCAGCACGCATCGCGACCCTGCTAAAATCGCTTCGTGCTCTCACTGGCGCGCGGTAAAGAAGGGATCTTCCGACTCGTCTCCGGCTACCAGCCGCAGGGCGACCAGCCCGGCGCGATCGAAGCGATTACCCGCAATGTCCGCGAGGGCGTGCGCCAGGAGGTCCTGCTCGGCGTTACCGGCTCGGGCAAGACCTTCACGATGGCCAATGTGGTCGCCAACGTGAACAAGCCGACGCTGGTGATCGCGCCCAACAAGACGCTCGCCGCCCAGCTATACAACGAGTTCAAGAGCCTGTTCCCGGACAACGCGGTCCGTTACTTCGTCTCGTATTACGACTATTACCAGCCCGAGGCTTACGTACCCTCGACCGACACCTACGTCGAGAAGGACGCCAGCATCAACGACGAGATCGACAAGCTGCGCCATTCGGCGACCAAGGCTTTGCTTGAGCGCAACGACGTCCTGATCGTCGCCTCGGTCTCGTGCATCTACGGCCTCGGCGAGCCCGAGGTTTATTTCGAGATGCTGGTGTTCCTGGAGGAGGGCCAGACGATCGAGCGCGACCGCGTGCTGCGCAAGCTCGTCGATATCCAGTACCAGCGCAACGACTACGATTTCCATCGCGGCACCTTTCGCGTCCGCGGCGATATCGTCGAGGTCTTTCCGGCATACGAGGAAAGCCGTGCGGTGCGCGTCGAGTTCTTCGGCGATCAGGTCGAGGCGCTCTACGAAATCGATCCGCTGCGCGGCAAGGTGATCCGAAAGCTCCAGAGCGTCTGCATCTATCCGGCGTCGCATTACGTGACGACCGAGGACCGGATGGAGCTGGCGGTGCGCAACATCCGCACCGAACTCCGCGATCGGCTGGAATTCTTCCGCACCGAGAACCGGTTGCTCGAGGCGCAGCGGCTGGAGCAGCGCACGATGTACGACCTCGAGCTGCTGGCCGAGATGGGCTTCTGCCCCGGAATCGAGAATTACTCGCGCCATCTTACCGGCCGCGCGCCCGGCCAGCCGCCGCCGACGCTGCTCGACTACTTCCCGCGCGACTTCCTGATGTTCGTCGATGAGAGCCACGTTACCGTGCCGCAGCTGGGCGGGATGTACCGCGGCGACCGCTCGCGCAAGCAGACCCTCGTCGAGTACGGCTTCCGGCTGCCCTCGGCGCTCGACAACCGCCCGCTCAACTTCGAGGAATGGGAGGGGCTCGCAAGCCAGGTGGTGTACGTCTCGGCGACGCCGGGCGACTACGAACTCCAAAAATCGGGCGGCCTCGTCGTCGAACAGCTAATCCGTCCGACCGGCCTTATCGATCCCGAGATCGAAGTGCGCAAGGCCGGCACGCAGGTCGACGATCTGCTCGGCGAAATCCGCAAACGCGTCGAGGCCGGCGCCCGCGTCCTCGTCACCTGCCTCACCAAGAAGATGGCCGAGGACCTGACCGACTACTATCACGACCTCGGCGTGCGCGTGCGCTACCTGCACTCGGACATCGAGACCATCGAGCGCGTCGAGATCATCCGGAGCCTGCGCAAGGGCGAGTTCGACGTGCTGGTCGGGATCAACCTGCTGCGCGAGGGGCTCGACCTGCCCGAAGTCTCGCTGGTCGCGATCCTGGACGCCGACAAGGAAGGATACCTGCGCTCGGCCCGCTCGCTCATCCAGACTATCGGCCGCGCCGCGCGCAACGTCGAGGGCAAGGTCATCATGTACGCGGACGCGATGACCGACTCGATGCGCAAGGCGATCGACGAGACCAACCGCCGCCGCGCCAAGCAGGTTGCCTACAACCAGGAACACGGCATCACGCCGCAGTCGGTGGTCAAGGCGATCGACGCCTCTCTGGTCGAGATGTATTCACCGGAGTGGGCGGTGGTGCCGGAGGCGGAGGACGCGCCGCCGGAGACTGAGCTGATCGCGGCGCACGAACTGCCCGACCGCATCACCGGGCTTCGCCAGGAGATGATGCAAGCGGCGGAGCGGCTCGAGTACGAGCGCGCCGCCGAATTGCGCGACCGGATAAAGCGCCTCGAGCGCCAGGTCTTCGGCCTCGATCAGAAGAACGAGGCCGCGGCGGCGGCTGCGGCGCAGCCGCCCGGCTCGGCCCATCAGCACGACGGTGGCGCGGCGCGCGGCGGCCGTGCGGGCCGCTCGAAGCCGAAAGACGCTGACGCTACACCCGCGCCGATCTTGCCCCGCGGGCGCAGCAGGGGCCGCGGCCCGGCATCCAGCGGCCCATCGGCGCCGCCGCCGCGTCAGCGCAGCCTGAAGATCATCCCCGACCGGCCGAAGTAGCCGGAAACCGCCTTCTTATTTGTCGAAGCCGGCGACGCGTGGCAGCTTGTCGCCCAGCTCAACCCACGGCACGTGGTCAGGCCAGTATGCGTGGCGGAGCGTGCCGGGCGGATAGGCGAGCTCGGCGTCGGGCGGCAGGCTCGCGCGCGTGACGATCAGCACATCGGGCATCGGATCGACATCGACCGTGAGCGTTGCGCCGCAGTTCTTGCATCGGTTGCGATGGATCTGAGCGGAGCTGCTGAAGGTCTGCAGGTCGCCGCCCTTGTTCCAGCGGAAGCCGGCGCGCGGAAAGATCGCGAACGAGACGAATGCCGCGCCGTGCAGGCGCCGGCAGATCGAGCAGTGGCAGTGATGCATTTCGACGGCGGGCTGCGTCACCTCGAACTGGTTGTCGCCGCAAAAGCACGCGCCGCTGATTTTTTTGAAGTCCGCCATGGCTGGTTCCTCCCTCTTGGATGGCATCCCATCGCAGTTGCGCGCCATGCGTCAAGGGGCCGCGCTTTCTCGCCAGGTGTCGTGGGGTGGGGGTCGAGGGAGGAAGGCGCCGGATGTCTTTCCTCTCGATGCTTCCTCGCCCTGCTCTGCAACTTGCGCGCCGATCGCACGCGCCAAAGCGGCGGTTCTCACGGACATTCAGAACCGCCTCGACCCCCACCCTGACCCTCCCCCTGGACAACAGGGGAGGGAATACGAGGGCGCTCTGCTATCTAAATCTAAACTCGTCATCCGCTCGACGTATCCCGCCTGCTGCCGAATACGTGGTAGGCGATCGAGTCCCAGGCGTTGTGGATGCCGATAAAGAGCAACAGCAGCACCGCCGCTCCGACGCCAAACACCGCTTTGCGCGTGTGGGAAAGAACGGCGAGCGGCGTCACCGCGAGCCCGAGATAAGCGACCAGCGGCAGCGCAACGTGAAACAGCCAGTCCTCGAACTCCGGCTGATATACGCTCTGCCGGCGCACCAGCCGCGCAACGACCAGCGTGTACGCCGCCCCGCTAATACCGACGAGGCCCCAAAGAACCGCGGGGATAGTGAGTCCGTGCCACGGCGCGCGCAGGAGCGCAGACAAAAGCAACGCGGCCCCGAAATACACGACGGTCGGCGTGGCAAATGCCGCGCCGGCCTCGGCCACGCGCAGCGGAGGCCTGTCGGCGATGAGCGTTACAACTACGAACTGGAGGCCCGATCAGGGCGCCCGCAGCCGAGCCGACGATTACATAGAAGCTGTACCATCCGCCGAGCTCTGACATTGGTTCCTAGTGGTCGCAGGTCAATTTTCAACTATACAAAAATATTTCGAGCGTCCGTCACAAGCTGCCGTTCGCCTCAGGCTCGACACAGGAGTAACGCTGGATGTGCGTTCCAGACGCGAAGGAGCCAAGCAATGGCAGGTAAAGCAATCGGGGAATTTTCATTCAAGGCCATCACCAGCACCTACAGTCCCGGGCCGGCGGGAAGCGTTCTTGACCAGGTGAATTGGGAAGGGATGGCGGCGGGTTTCGGAACGGTC is part of the Candidatus Binataceae bacterium genome and encodes:
- the uvrB gene encoding excinuclease ABC subunit UvrB, which produces MLSLARGKEGIFRLVSGYQPQGDQPGAIEAITRNVREGVRQEVLLGVTGSGKTFTMANVVANVNKPTLVIAPNKTLAAQLYNEFKSLFPDNAVRYFVSYYDYYQPEAYVPSTDTYVEKDASINDEIDKLRHSATKALLERNDVLIVASVSCIYGLGEPEVYFEMLVFLEEGQTIERDRVLRKLVDIQYQRNDYDFHRGTFRVRGDIVEVFPAYEESRAVRVEFFGDQVEALYEIDPLRGKVIRKLQSVCIYPASHYVTTEDRMELAVRNIRTELRDRLEFFRTENRLLEAQRLEQRTMYDLELLAEMGFCPGIENYSRHLTGRAPGQPPPTLLDYFPRDFLMFVDESHVTVPQLGGMYRGDRSRKQTLVEYGFRLPSALDNRPLNFEEWEGLASQVVYVSATPGDYELQKSGGLVVEQLIRPTGLIDPEIEVRKAGTQVDDLLGEIRKRVEAGARVLVTCLTKKMAEDLTDYYHDLGVRVRYLHSDIETIERVEIIRSLRKGEFDVLVGINLLREGLDLPEVSLVAILDADKEGYLRSARSLIQTIGRAARNVEGKVIMYADAMTDSMRKAIDETNRRRAKQVAYNQEHGITPQSVVKAIDASLVEMYSPEWAVVPEAEDAPPETELIAAHELPDRITGLRQEMMQAAERLEYERAAELRDRIKRLERQVFGLDQKNEAAAAAAAQPPGSAHQHDGGAARGGRAGRSKPKDADATPAPILPRGRSRGRGPASSGPSAPPPRQRSLKIIPDRPK
- a CDS encoding GFA family protein, coding for MADFKKISGACFCGDNQFEVTQPAVEMHHCHCSICRRLHGAAFVSFAIFPRAGFRWNKGGDLQTFSSSAQIHRNRCKNCGATLTVDVDPMPDVLIVTRASLPPDAELAYPPGTLRHAYWPDHVPWVELGDKLPRVAGFDK